One Vibrio penaeicida DNA segment encodes these proteins:
- a CDS encoding PelD GGDEF domain-containing protein — MRKFLRHLVMGFKHDTVAWLETLVVAIISTYVWTRSGVLLPNSHDSFLWPIIGPLLISLRYGFAKGVICALAMSAMLAALLERSNLIEYFPSYVSVGMMLIIMIAGEFRDQWDDITQKNLAEFEYINQRRASLAQSYQLLKVSHDQLEQRTAGQTVSLRASVSELQKIATLHNERRLEFLGEPILNLLSEIGGIEVGGIYSVDSKDTAHRKQRAGYEKLNPLPHAEIGTDHLLDTSDPMFKDMMERKQLLSPAKLDEHHTHSSRYQLCIPMVDTHDDLQGCIVAESAKFFMLTPANIALLSLVANHAADLLCDAIVAPILQESDKEAFLRYIDRAEQNRLDQGIDSTLVYCVDHVGTHHETLQSIVKFRRGADVYWSFTTSSGKPALAVLLPLTNASHAAQYVGRLEKLLQDDLGDNRNEVSIWGPWVIDRDDQDIDAAMRELGIVNDHMAIFASHRY; from the coding sequence ATGAGAAAATTCCTGCGCCATCTCGTAATGGGGTTTAAGCACGATACCGTTGCTTGGCTTGAAACACTTGTGGTTGCGATAATTTCGACCTACGTTTGGACACGCTCTGGCGTGTTATTACCGAATTCCCATGACAGTTTTTTGTGGCCGATCATTGGTCCGCTTCTGATTTCTCTTCGCTATGGCTTTGCTAAAGGCGTGATCTGCGCACTTGCTATGTCTGCTATGCTCGCAGCGCTTTTAGAACGGTCAAACCTGATTGAATACTTCCCTAGCTATGTCTCGGTTGGAATGATGTTAATCATCATGATTGCTGGAGAATTTCGCGACCAGTGGGACGATATAACACAAAAAAACTTAGCCGAGTTTGAATACATAAACCAAAGAAGGGCAAGCCTAGCGCAGAGTTATCAACTACTTAAAGTCTCTCATGACCAACTTGAACAAAGAACAGCCGGCCAAACGGTTAGCTTACGGGCAAGCGTGAGTGAGCTGCAAAAGATTGCGACATTGCACAACGAGCGCCGATTGGAATTCTTAGGAGAACCGATTCTCAACTTACTGTCAGAAATTGGAGGTATCGAAGTCGGTGGCATTTACAGTGTTGATAGCAAGGATACCGCACATAGAAAACAGCGCGCTGGTTATGAAAAGCTGAACCCATTACCCCACGCCGAGATCGGCACCGATCATTTGTTGGATACAAGCGACCCCATGTTCAAGGACATGATGGAGCGCAAACAACTGCTCTCCCCTGCTAAATTAGATGAACACCACACCCACAGCTCACGCTACCAACTTTGTATTCCGATGGTCGACACACACGATGACCTGCAAGGGTGTATTGTGGCGGAAAGCGCCAAGTTCTTTATGTTAACGCCTGCTAATATTGCGCTTTTGTCTCTGGTTGCCAATCATGCTGCCGACTTACTTTGCGACGCCATCGTCGCGCCCATTTTGCAAGAATCCGACAAAGAAGCTTTTCTTCGATACATTGACCGAGCTGAGCAAAACAGGCTTGACCAAGGCATTGACAGCACCCTTGTGTATTGTGTCGATCATGTTGGCACTCACCATGAAACACTTCAATCTATCGTCAAGTTTCGTAGAGGTGCCGATGTCTATTGGTCGTTTACAACGTCCTCAGGAAAACCAGCGCTAGCCGTACTATTACCACTCACCAATGCCAGCCACGCAGCACAGTATGTTGGGCGCTTAGAAAAGCTTCTTCAAGACGATCTAGGTGACAACCGAAATGAAGTCAGTATTTGGGGTCCTTGGGTCATAGATCGAGATGATCAAGACATCGATGCCGCCATGCGAGAACTAGGAATTGTAAATGACCATATGGCTATTTTTGCAAGCCATCGCTACTGA
- a CDS encoding HEAT repeat domain-containing protein, with product MTIWLFLQAIATEAMAVYPLMQPSPVASEWLVALSLHIFSSASMALFVWKAMPQNLQVHRTTTFVFLFTFHLFLPIVGFIGSTISIVVSLHFPHPHSDITWQACKHLDLSTPDKEKIEPHFGAGALREILLYNKDSARRLLAIQAVQYLPKQQSVPLLQLALKDLDDDVRLLAYASLETIETDVNQSISLFKKQYKQSNKAEIAFDIAQQYWELCYLGIADGVIKNYYLEQAEAFLISANNIQEKAPFNLLLGRVYLEQKKTELAEIHLSKAQTGGLKMTQVAPYLAEAAYIAKDYQKLQQYLAYFPSGQSSKLSQLKAFWS from the coding sequence ATGACCATATGGCTATTTTTGCAAGCCATCGCTACTGAAGCCATGGCGGTATACCCTCTGATGCAGCCTTCGCCTGTAGCCTCGGAGTGGTTAGTCGCTTTAAGTTTACACATTTTTTCCAGCGCCAGTATGGCGTTGTTTGTTTGGAAAGCGATGCCACAAAATTTGCAAGTTCATCGGACAACGACGTTCGTTTTCCTTTTCACCTTCCACCTTTTTCTGCCGATAGTTGGCTTTATAGGGTCAACGATAAGTATCGTCGTGTCCCTTCATTTCCCCCACCCTCATTCCGACATTACGTGGCAAGCTTGTAAGCACCTCGATTTGTCTACCCCTGATAAAGAAAAAATTGAACCCCACTTTGGTGCGGGGGCACTACGAGAAATTCTTTTATACAACAAAGATTCAGCCAGAAGACTGCTTGCCATTCAAGCCGTACAGTATTTGCCTAAGCAGCAATCTGTTCCCCTTCTTCAATTGGCGTTAAAAGACTTAGACGACGATGTTCGGCTTTTAGCTTATGCCTCGCTAGAAACCATAGAAACCGACGTTAACCAATCCATCTCTCTATTTAAAAAGCAGTATAAACAAAGTAATAAAGCCGAAATTGCCTTTGATATTGCCCAGCAATACTGGGAACTCTGTTATTTGGGTATCGCGGATGGCGTTATTAAAAATTACTACTTAGAGCAAGCCGAGGCGTTTTTAATTTCAGCCAACAACATTCAAGAAAAAGCACCATTCAACCTGTTACTAGGGCGAGTTTATTTAGAACAAAAGAAGACCGAGCTAGCCGAGATCCACCTATCCAAAGCTCAAACTGGAGGGTTAAAGATGACACAAGTTGCTCCCTACCTTGCCGAAGCCGCCTACATAGCCAAAGATTACCAAAAGCTTCAGCAATACTTGGCTTACTTCCCATCGGGTCAAAGCTCCAAGTTAAGCCAGCTTAAGGCGTTTTGGTCATGA
- the pelF gene encoding GT4 family glycosyltransferase PelF, with the protein MKKDVDVCLLLEGTYPYVRGGVSSWVHQIISGLPDFTFHLIFIGGHPDFYDEAKYTFPDNVVGFEVHYLLNEHPNTGNAHTKSDKEAFLIWKTLLDSFENPDTPISGDLLKQFALAVGNRKLCLNDFLHSKNSWQILTEKYINNAPTESFVDFFWTFRNIYQPLFILAGISQSLPPAKIYHSISTGYAGFLGSLCHQVTGRPLVISEHGIYTKERKIDLSQASWIKDRHSVIDISMHREMEAVRKTWIQFFEQLGLTAYHQASQVISLFEGNRKRQHQDGAPETKTKVIVNGINLSRFEQAYQQRPNTPPHVIGLIGRVVPIKDIKTFIRTIRIAAESVPDIEGWIIGPSEEDENYLKECQLLIESLGLCDKVSLLGNQDVTEMMPKLGALILTSISEAQPLVLLEAMASGIPCISTEVGACREIIEGADNSDDAFGSAGAVIPMASPTEGAKAIVELLKEPKVWQKKGDNGRQRVCKYYQDKDMFEAYQNLYKESIQWQE; encoded by the coding sequence ATGAAAAAAGACGTCGATGTTTGCCTATTATTGGAAGGGACTTACCCCTATGTAAGAGGCGGGGTATCGAGCTGGGTGCATCAAATCATTTCAGGGCTCCCTGATTTCACTTTTCACCTAATTTTTATTGGCGGACACCCCGATTTTTATGATGAAGCCAAGTACACCTTCCCAGATAACGTGGTTGGATTTGAAGTGCATTACTTGCTCAATGAGCACCCAAACACGGGAAATGCTCATACGAAGAGCGACAAAGAAGCATTCTTAATTTGGAAAACACTTCTCGATTCCTTTGAAAATCCAGACACCCCAATTTCAGGCGATTTACTCAAACAATTTGCTCTAGCGGTAGGAAACCGCAAATTATGCCTTAACGATTTTCTCCATAGTAAAAACTCATGGCAGATCCTGACAGAAAAATACATTAACAACGCGCCTACAGAATCTTTCGTTGATTTTTTTTGGACATTTCGAAACATCTATCAACCGCTTTTCATTCTTGCAGGCATCAGCCAGTCTTTACCGCCAGCCAAGATATACCACAGTATTTCTACTGGGTACGCAGGATTCCTAGGTAGCCTTTGCCATCAGGTAACTGGTCGACCTCTGGTCATTTCGGAACACGGCATATACACCAAAGAACGGAAAATAGATCTTTCCCAAGCCAGTTGGATAAAAGACCGACACAGCGTTATTGATATCAGTATGCATCGAGAAATGGAGGCGGTAAGAAAGACATGGATTCAATTTTTCGAGCAATTAGGGTTAACAGCCTATCACCAAGCATCTCAGGTCATTTCCTTATTCGAAGGGAACCGCAAACGCCAGCATCAAGATGGTGCCCCCGAAACCAAAACCAAAGTGATTGTAAATGGCATAAACCTATCTCGATTCGAACAGGCTTACCAACAAAGGCCGAACACACCGCCTCATGTGATTGGGCTAATTGGACGGGTTGTCCCAATCAAAGACATTAAAACCTTCATTCGAACCATTCGAATCGCGGCGGAATCGGTCCCTGATATAGAGGGGTGGATTATCGGTCCATCAGAAGAAGATGAGAACTACCTCAAGGAATGCCAGTTACTCATAGAGAGCCTTGGACTGTGCGATAAGGTTTCTTTGTTGGGTAACCAAGACGTGACTGAAATGATGCCCAAGCTAGGTGCACTCATCCTAACGTCTATCAGCGAAGCACAGCCTCTCGTGCTGTTAGAAGCGATGGCATCTGGTATTCCTTGTATTTCAACTGAAGTCGGAGCCTGTCGCGAAATCATTGAAGGTGCAGACAACAGCGATGATGCCTTTGGCTCTGCAGGCGCGGTCATCCCTATGGCAAGCCCTACGGAAGGGGCAAAAGCCATTGTTGAGTTACTCAAGGAACCAAAGGTCTGGCAAAAAAAAGGGGACAATGGGCGGCAACGTGTCTGTAAATACTACCAAGACAAGGACATGTTTGAGGCGTATCAAAATTTATACAAGGAATCCATTCAATGGCAGGAATAG
- the pelG gene encoding exopolysaccharide Pel transporter PelG yields the protein MAGIGFEIKNILKRDSLLSIFEAYGLAGMVSSGPWIMSILALLTIGIISASVVSPAIVIVQFLVIVTYMMACSLIISGLIQLLITRFISDLIYAKEERHIIPNLFGAMTVVSILGGGICSIALFLSPELPALVKVTIFVTTVLLCNQWLVIIFLSGMKEYYRIFTVIAVSYCSMVLANYIIEPNGLFGLLFIFCLGQALLTFTFLFYVIRHYPPTHIVAFDFLNPRKAFYSLIFCGAFYYLGVWLDKFVFWAREETSHQVIAIFRASYIYDLPIFIAYLAIMPGMAVFILRMETDFAAACLKFYDAVREGETLETIVHLKNNIVVACRQSIYEIFKVQGITLALLIVWAEDILNILGIDLAYLHLLYVDLVGVSFQVLVMAILNVMFYLDKRYSALILSFIMAVLNFSFAHISIDYGPIYYGYGFVISMVLTSIVGFLMLNKHFSNLVYHTFMLQRA from the coding sequence ATGGCAGGAATAGGCTTCGAAATAAAAAATATACTGAAAAGGGATTCACTGCTTTCCATATTTGAAGCCTATGGGTTAGCGGGCATGGTCAGTTCAGGCCCCTGGATTATGTCTATTCTGGCCCTGCTTACGATAGGGATTATCAGCGCTTCCGTTGTTTCTCCAGCCATTGTTATTGTGCAATTTTTAGTGATTGTGACCTATATGATGGCATGCTCTCTCATCATAAGTGGGCTTATCCAGCTTCTCATTACCCGTTTTATCTCTGATCTTATCTACGCGAAAGAAGAACGTCATATTATTCCCAACTTATTTGGCGCAATGACCGTTGTAAGTATCCTTGGAGGAGGTATATGCAGCATCGCCCTGTTCTTATCACCCGAGTTACCTGCTCTGGTAAAGGTCACTATTTTTGTTACAACAGTGCTGCTTTGTAACCAATGGCTTGTCATCATTTTTTTAAGTGGCATGAAAGAGTATTACCGCATTTTCACGGTTATCGCTGTCAGCTACTGTTCAATGGTACTGGCGAATTACATCATTGAGCCCAATGGTCTTTTCGGGCTCTTGTTTATTTTTTGTCTTGGGCAAGCGTTGCTCACTTTCACCTTTCTTTTTTATGTTATTCGTCACTACCCTCCAACCCATATTGTTGCTTTTGATTTTCTAAACCCTCGCAAAGCCTTTTACTCACTGATTTTTTGCGGAGCTTTCTACTACTTAGGCGTATGGTTAGATAAGTTCGTATTTTGGGCACGAGAGGAAACCTCACATCAAGTTATCGCCATCTTTCGAGCATCGTATATTTACGATTTGCCTATATTTATCGCTTACCTTGCCATCATGCCCGGTATGGCGGTATTTATACTCCGTATGGAAACCGACTTCGCAGCGGCTTGCCTAAAATTTTATGACGCCGTGCGCGAAGGCGAAACGTTGGAAACCATCGTCCACTTGAAAAACAACATTGTCGTTGCATGTAGGCAAAGCATTTACGAAATATTCAAAGTTCAAGGCATTACGTTAGCGTTACTCATTGTATGGGCAGAAGATATTCTCAACATACTCGGTATCGACTTAGCCTATTTACACTTGCTGTATGTAGATTTAGTGGGCGTGAGTTTTCAAGTATTAGTTATGGCCATTTTAAACGTGATGTTCTATTTGGATAAACGGTATTCGGCTCTGATACTTTCATTCATCATGGCTGTGCTCAACTTTTCATTTGCTCATATCAGCATTGACTATGGTCCCATTTACTACGGATACGGCTTTGTCATATCGATGGTGCTCACCAGTATTGTCGGATTTTTGATGCTGAATAAGCATTTTTCAAATTTGGTTTATCACACCTTTATGTTGCAACGCGCCTAA
- a CDS encoding thrombospondin type 3 repeat-containing protein has product MINAVLMSALATSFLPIGQVEDIAQAAPVPQQLNASAFATGSTEAAYKPVCQTIQLDASYNATLNTGSGVCVHFSVAEPTKITSIMNQLDDVTDASLKLYHHINGQFKQVGTESVVAGKGSEVLHSLNQAGEYYWQITVAKATNDAILFGSITTKHFDEHEINDTFETSTPFSEGWHSVTANMDTGIDADYYLYEATSTDGVKLFLDDQLAPNSWKLEVLRVNSPTWVEYQGGVEHLILGLANQERMLVRVTANASAAATTESYALSVGAPEVVSPNYKYAPGTFSGSVSLQGRVNKTTYFNAATPYDTLKSFVIMPRSNISSALNCRIRLYDATNKQIGVYGCERSQQVNFEETNDFKKPIRARLEMYHADFANRGTVYYNIGLNASFNYIADLDGDGMSQAFENQHGLNDLSALDAALDTDSDGATNLQEYQAGTDPTNAISKP; this is encoded by the coding sequence ATGATAAATGCAGTTCTCATGTCGGCATTGGCAACTTCATTCTTACCTATTGGGCAGGTTGAAGATATCGCTCAGGCAGCGCCAGTTCCGCAGCAGCTTAATGCCAGTGCTTTTGCGACTGGTTCAACTGAAGCAGCCTATAAACCTGTTTGTCAGACCATTCAACTCGATGCTTCCTACAATGCCACATTGAATACTGGTAGCGGCGTTTGTGTTCACTTCTCGGTCGCTGAGCCTACCAAGATCACCAGCATTATGAACCAGCTGGATGATGTGACGGATGCTTCATTAAAGCTTTATCACCATATTAATGGTCAGTTTAAACAAGTTGGAACTGAATCTGTTGTGGCAGGAAAGGGGAGCGAAGTTCTACACAGCTTGAACCAAGCTGGCGAGTATTATTGGCAAATTACCGTTGCTAAAGCAACCAACGATGCCATTTTGTTCGGATCCATTACGACGAAGCATTTTGATGAACACGAAATCAACGACACGTTCGAAACCTCTACACCATTTTCTGAAGGATGGCACAGCGTAACCGCTAACATGGATACAGGAATTGATGCCGACTACTACTTGTATGAAGCAACCAGTACCGATGGTGTTAAGCTATTCCTTGATGATCAATTGGCACCAAATAGCTGGAAACTCGAAGTATTACGTGTGAATTCTCCAACGTGGGTGGAATACCAAGGTGGGGTAGAACACTTAATTTTAGGGCTAGCAAACCAAGAGCGTATGTTAGTGCGTGTTACAGCCAATGCATCTGCCGCGGCAACAACCGAATCGTATGCCTTATCTGTGGGTGCACCTGAGGTGGTTTCTCCTAACTACAAATACGCACCAGGTACTTTCTCCGGCAGTGTTAGCCTGCAAGGTCGCGTTAACAAAACTACGTACTTCAATGCTGCAACACCATACGATACGTTGAAGTCGTTTGTTATCATGCCACGTTCCAACATAAGCTCGGCTCTTAACTGCCGTATTCGACTGTATGATGCAACCAATAAACAAATTGGTGTTTACGGATGCGAACGCTCTCAGCAAGTGAACTTTGAAGAAACCAATGATTTTAAGAAGCCGATTCGTGCTCGTTTAGAAATGTACCATGCGGATTTCGCGAATCGCGGTACGGTTTACTACAACATCGGTCTGAACGCTTCATTTAATTACATTGCGGATTTAGACGGCGATGGCATGTCTCAAGCCTTTGAAAATCAACATGGCTTGAATGATCTGTCGGCACTTGATGCAGCTTTGGATACAGACAGCGACGGCGCGACTAACCTGCAAGAATATCAAGCAGGAACCGATCCAACCAATGCGATAAGCAAGCCTTAG
- a CDS encoding GFA family protein, translating to MIQGSCCCGTIKFVLHSKPKFLGICHCSRCRKLGASEFFMVEKASFEWVSGRDEVVEYAPEPPFIFKRCFCKKCGSSLGEVLSDESEFPVVANVLDSDPNLKVLFHEHAATRPSWQLIHSGAKVFEADPH from the coding sequence ATGATTCAGGGAAGCTGTTGCTGTGGAACCATTAAATTTGTACTTCACTCGAAACCGAAGTTTCTTGGTATTTGCCATTGCAGCCGATGCCGAAAATTAGGTGCATCAGAGTTCTTTATGGTTGAAAAAGCGAGTTTTGAATGGGTATCTGGCAGGGATGAAGTGGTTGAGTATGCCCCTGAGCCTCCTTTCATTTTCAAGCGATGTTTTTGTAAAAAGTGTGGTTCGAGCCTTGGCGAGGTTTTGTCGGATGAGTCGGAATTCCCTGTTGTAGCAAATGTCTTGGATTCCGATCCTAATCTTAAGGTTCTGTTCCATGAGCATGCCGCCACCAGACCGTCATGGCAGCTCATTCATAGTGGCGCAAAAGTGTTTGAAGCCGATCCTCATTAA
- a CDS encoding DUF1611 domain-containing protein, whose protein sequence is MCNLDKDVVGCGNEKGNGNDCLVRSDFSVFIEPENGRIQTAIIYCEGHFGDDICHLANGLIVASAHFEVLAVIDSTKAGQDSGVVLFGVANGIPICRDLTTALLYSDNTPDFLVFGWYASGKVISEQERQVILTAIEYGIHIIHGGYDTLNQDPVITAACKKYDVQIRDWSFLHSGEPFHRFTNKIKEVSAPRIVIMGDDSAISRLSTANTLAKVLTEYGLNVTKIATSQVGLTHGTFYGAALEFVPPKFYAGELESVILKAYVAERPDLFIVEGHGMFRAPSFYTSAAIICGANPSAIILNHTPKPAPRCGLHPVPDYGLYDEIQLIEMYSKSHVILVTLNTQGLSTKQRQSAMSDLAVKSGRPVSDLFAQSDELLLECVLTTFPYLRR, encoded by the coding sequence ATGTGTAACTTAGACAAGGATGTTGTTGGTTGCGGTAATGAAAAAGGTAATGGGAATGACTGCCTCGTTAGGTCCGACTTTTCTGTATTTATAGAGCCGGAAAACGGACGAATTCAGACGGCGATCATTTATTGCGAAGGTCATTTTGGAGATGATATATGCCATCTCGCCAACGGGCTTATTGTTGCGAGTGCGCATTTTGAAGTGCTTGCGGTTATTGACAGCACAAAGGCGGGACAAGATAGTGGTGTAGTGCTATTTGGTGTGGCAAATGGCATTCCAATATGCCGAGATCTGACGACTGCACTCCTGTACTCGGACAATACCCCAGATTTTCTAGTGTTCGGTTGGTATGCCTCGGGTAAGGTTATCAGTGAACAGGAAAGGCAAGTAATATTAACGGCTATTGAATACGGCATTCATATCATTCATGGCGGGTACGATACTCTCAATCAAGATCCGGTCATTACCGCAGCATGTAAAAAATACGATGTTCAAATAAGAGACTGGAGTTTTTTGCATTCGGGTGAACCTTTTCATCGATTTACCAATAAAATAAAAGAGGTTTCCGCCCCACGTATTGTCATCATGGGAGATGATTCGGCAATCAGTCGCCTCTCAACCGCGAATACGTTAGCAAAAGTATTGACTGAGTATGGCTTGAACGTTACGAAAATTGCAACGAGTCAAGTGGGGCTAACACATGGCACTTTCTACGGTGCTGCGCTTGAATTTGTTCCCCCTAAGTTTTACGCCGGAGAACTTGAGAGCGTCATTTTAAAAGCTTACGTTGCTGAGCGCCCAGATCTCTTTATCGTGGAAGGGCACGGAATGTTTCGAGCTCCCTCTTTTTATACTAGCGCTGCCATTATCTGCGGTGCTAACCCGAGTGCCATCATTCTTAACCATACTCCTAAGCCAGCTCCAAGATGTGGTCTCCATCCGGTACCAGATTATGGGTTGTATGATGAAATACAGTTAATCGAAATGTATTCAAAATCTCATGTCATTCTAGTGACGCTGAACACACAAGGTCTTTCGACCAAACAGCGGCAATCCGCCATGAGCGATCTAGCGGTGAAAAGTGGCCGCCCAGTATCCGATTTGTTTGCGCAATCAGACGAACTTCTCCTTGAATGTGTTCTCACGACATTTCCGTACCTGAGGCGATGA
- a CDS encoding methanol/ethanol family PQQ-dependent dehydrogenase, which produces MTAVGVTWQDIANDAVTPENVLMYGMGPKAQRYSPLTDIHVGNVSKLTPAWSFSFGDEKQRGQETQALVYDGIIYVTASYSRIFALDAETGKKLWSYAHRLPEGIRPCCDVVNRGAAIFGDNVFFGTLDAGMVALNRKSGKVVWKVRFEDYKAGYTMTGAPTIVKDSKTGQVLLIHGSSGDEFGVVGKLYARDPNTGKEIWMRPFVEGHMGRLNGKESTPTGDANAPSWPRDKDGNLVEAWHHGGGAPWQSASYDIDTNTIIIGAGNPAPWNTWKRTSEGGNPRDYDNLYTSGQVGVDPTTGEVKWFYQHTPNDAWDFSGNNELILFEYQEEEKTVKATAHADRNGFFYVIDREDGGFIRAFPFVDNITWATHIDNTGRPAEVEGQRPPKPAQGERQGKAIEVSPPFLGGKNWNPMAYSQDTGWFYVPGNHWKEDYWTEHVTYKKGAAYLGQGFRIKKMYDDHVGILRAMDPITGGIKWEHKEPLPLWAGVLATKGNLVFTGTGDGYLKAFNAKTGQELWKFQTGSGIISCPVTWTLNGKQYIGVASGYGGAVPLWGGDMAELTKPVPQGGSFWVFEIPDWAN; this is translated from the coding sequence ATGACGGCGGTAGGAGTCACTTGGCAAGACATTGCAAATGACGCAGTCACACCTGAAAACGTGTTGATGTATGGCATGGGACCCAAAGCGCAACGGTATAGCCCTTTAACCGACATTCACGTAGGAAACGTGAGCAAACTCACTCCCGCCTGGTCTTTCTCTTTTGGCGATGAAAAGCAACGAGGGCAAGAAACACAGGCATTGGTGTACGATGGGATCATTTACGTTACTGCCTCCTATTCGCGGATATTTGCATTAGATGCTGAAACGGGTAAAAAGCTTTGGAGCTACGCACATCGGCTTCCTGAAGGAATACGACCTTGTTGTGACGTAGTCAATCGAGGTGCCGCTATTTTTGGTGACAATGTCTTTTTCGGTACGTTAGATGCAGGCATGGTCGCTTTGAATAGAAAGAGTGGCAAAGTGGTCTGGAAAGTCCGGTTTGAAGACTACAAAGCAGGTTACACGATGACCGGTGCACCAACGATAGTCAAAGACAGTAAGACAGGTCAAGTTCTTCTTATTCATGGCTCGTCAGGTGACGAATTTGGCGTTGTTGGGAAACTTTATGCGCGTGATCCTAATACTGGTAAAGAGATCTGGATGCGACCTTTTGTCGAAGGACATATGGGTAGACTAAACGGTAAGGAAAGCACACCAACAGGTGATGCTAATGCCCCTTCTTGGCCACGAGATAAAGACGGCAACCTCGTTGAGGCATGGCATCATGGTGGCGGGGCACCTTGGCAAAGTGCCAGCTATGACATAGATACCAACACCATTATCATAGGCGCAGGCAACCCAGCACCATGGAATACGTGGAAACGCACATCAGAAGGCGGAAACCCTCGTGATTACGATAACCTATACACGTCTGGTCAGGTTGGCGTCGACCCTACAACTGGCGAAGTGAAATGGTTTTATCAACATACTCCGAACGATGCATGGGACTTTTCTGGTAATAACGAATTGATTTTATTCGAGTACCAAGAAGAAGAGAAAACAGTCAAAGCAACCGCTCACGCTGACAGAAATGGCTTTTTCTATGTTATAGACCGCGAAGATGGCGGCTTTATTCGCGCCTTTCCTTTTGTGGACAACATCACATGGGCCACCCATATCGATAACACAGGACGACCTGCGGAAGTTGAGGGGCAGCGCCCTCCAAAACCCGCACAAGGAGAAAGACAAGGTAAAGCCATTGAAGTCTCCCCTCCGTTTCTGGGTGGTAAAAACTGGAATCCTATGGCGTACAGTCAAGATACTGGATGGTTTTATGTTCCAGGTAATCATTGGAAAGAAGACTACTGGACTGAGCATGTCACTTACAAGAAAGGCGCTGCTTATCTAGGCCAAGGATTTCGGATCAAGAAAATGTACGATGACCATGTGGGTATATTACGGGCGATGGATCCCATCACCGGAGGTATCAAATGGGAGCATAAAGAACCGCTGCCACTTTGGGCGGGCGTGTTAGCGACTAAAGGCAATTTGGTATTTACCGGTACTGGCGATGGCTACCTAAAAGCTTTTAACGCTAAAACAGGTCAGGAGCTTTGGAAGTTCCAAACGGGCTCCGGCATCATCTCTTGCCCTGTGACGTGGACACTAAACGGCAAGCAATATATCGGTGTTGCGTCTGGCTATGGGGGTGCTGTTCCTTTGTGGGGAGGAGATATGGCGGAATTGACTAAACCAGTGCCTCAAGGAGGGAGCTTTTGGGTTTTCGAAATACCGGATTGGGCTAACTGA
- a CDS encoding pentapeptide repeat-containing protein, with protein MRISLYSLVLLSAPFSIAEELSFPTINGCEMKPYTQCAEMDFSGQDLSNLELTGADFQRSNFRGANLSHSILKNSNLKKADFTEAKLFRTDLRHANARVAKFDRAKMKAIKGWAMFAQVASFNGADLTGANLEFARVSKATFHGAILEAANLEMVWATKTDFFKSNMRNSNLQEAKFYGANLKDVDMTGSRKHYAIFQDANMQDCTHCPHNW; from the coding sequence ATGCGTATTTCCTTATATTCGCTTGTTCTGTTAAGTGCACCATTTTCAATTGCTGAAGAGCTCTCGTTCCCTACAATCAATGGTTGTGAAATGAAGCCTTATACTCAATGCGCGGAGATGGACTTTAGCGGTCAAGATTTATCCAACTTGGAACTCACTGGTGCTGATTTTCAGCGTTCTAATTTTAGAGGTGCAAACCTAAGCCATTCCATTTTAAAAAATTCTAATTTAAAGAAAGCAGATTTTACTGAAGCAAAGCTGTTTAGAACCGATCTTCGTCACGCCAATGCAAGGGTTGCTAAGTTTGATAGAGCCAAAATGAAAGCGATAAAAGGCTGGGCGATGTTTGCTCAAGTCGCTTCTTTCAATGGTGCCGATCTTACAGGGGCAAACCTTGAATTTGCCCGTGTTTCCAAAGCGACTTTTCATGGAGCCATATTGGAAGCCGCAAATTTAGAAATGGTATGGGCGACAAAAACGGACTTTTTTAAGTCCAACATGAGGAATTCGAACCTTCAAGAAGCGAAGTTTTATGGTGCTAACTTAAAGGATGTCGATATGACAGGTTCCCGAAAGCACTATGCCATTTTTCAAGATGCGAATATGCAGGATTGTACTCATTGCCCTCATAATTGGTAA